The following coding sequences lie in one Desulfobacterales bacterium genomic window:
- a CDS encoding FG-GAP-like repeat-containing protein, with the protein MAPFLKYKTNRLIIIILLMTTMLSFNFSANAAEPKRIALLPFKINAEKDMSFLQSGIFDMLTTRLAKEGEVDVISRQEAENAVKAAGSPDPITESVARSIGTGLNADYTLFGSVTVFGNSISLDAKMVDVSGESPTTSFFDQSQDLGGIITKVNLMATQINAAVFGRQPQVAQKAPPSTETTAPAAPKDDRQAHPEKLVKGRGGIEGEGSPFIMSGTDEASEFQKFWRSASFRHLINGLAIGDVDRDGKIETVVATPRELIVYRAESGKFYKAHDIKQNGSRVNIGLDIADINDNGYPEIFVTSLSSTRRIIESSVFEYDGSNFIKIVDGSPWYYRVADVPNRGKMLLGQKHRVKKPFSGRIFDLQWKNSSYEPEGEIKTPRVIQVMGFALGDVLNNKQETAVAYKETDRIQLIDANGKQIWQSTDKYGGSTLFSIGEQQYRGEIRNPLYYPMRLLVSDTNADGDTEVIVAKNYDVARGHLEKFRKFTNAHFESMAWDGLGLQTRWKTRKISGFVRDYAIADFDNDGKLELVAAVILSEGSIVLIGEPKSTIIAYELPS; encoded by the coding sequence ATGGCACCGTTCTTAAAATATAAGACAAACCGTCTAATTATCATCATATTATTAATGACAACTATGTTGTCCTTTAATTTTTCGGCGAATGCCGCCGAGCCCAAGCGTATTGCCCTGTTGCCGTTTAAAATCAATGCTGAAAAGGATATGTCCTTTTTACAAAGCGGCATCTTTGACATGCTGACCACACGGCTTGCCAAAGAAGGCGAAGTGGATGTCATCAGTCGACAGGAGGCTGAGAATGCCGTCAAGGCTGCAGGAAGTCCCGATCCGATAACCGAGTCAGTGGCCCGCAGCATCGGCACCGGCTTAAATGCGGACTACACTTTGTTTGGCAGTGTCACGGTGTTTGGAAACAGCATCAGTCTGGATGCCAAAATGGTGGATGTCAGTGGAGAAAGCCCCACCACAAGCTTTTTTGACCAGAGTCAGGATCTGGGCGGCATTATCACCAAAGTCAACCTGATGGCCACCCAAATCAATGCCGCCGTATTCGGCCGACAGCCGCAAGTGGCCCAAAAAGCTCCGCCATCCACAGAGACCACCGCCCCTGCGGCACCAAAAGATGACCGTCAGGCCCATCCTGAAAAGCTGGTCAAAGGACGTGGCGGTATAGAAGGCGAAGGCTCTCCGTTTATCATGTCAGGGACCGATGAGGCGTCTGAGTTTCAAAAATTCTGGCGCAGTGCCAGCTTCAGGCACTTGATAAACGGCCTGGCTATTGGGGATGTTGACCGCGACGGCAAAATTGAAACCGTTGTGGCGACCCCAAGAGAGCTGATTGTTTACCGCGCTGAGAGCGGCAAGTTTTATAAAGCCCACGACATCAAACAAAACGGCAGCCGCGTCAATATCGGTCTTGATATCGCCGATATCAACGATAACGGGTATCCGGAAATCTTTGTAACCAGCCTGAGTTCAACCCGCCGAATCATAGAATCATCGGTTTTCGAATATGACGGCAGCAATTTTATCAAGATTGTCGATGGCAGCCCCTGGTATTACCGGGTTGCCGATGTGCCCAACCGCGGCAAAATGCTGCTCGGGCAAAAACATCGCGTCAAAAAGCCTTTTTCGGGTCGTATTTTTGATCTGCAGTGGAAAAATTCCAGTTATGAACCGGAAGGCGAAATAAAAACCCCCAGGGTCATACAGGTCATGGGCTTTGCACTGGGCGACGTCCTCAACAACAAGCAGGAAACCGCTGTTGCATATAAGGAAACCGATCGCATCCAACTAATTGACGCCAACGGTAAACAAATCTGGCAAAGCACCGATAAATACGGCGGTAGCACCCTTTTTAGTATCGGGGAACAACAGTATCGCGGTGAAATCCGAAACCCTTTATATTATCCCATGCGCCTGCTGGTCAGCGATACGAATGCGGATGGTGATACCGAAGTGATCGTGGCCAAAAACTACGATGTTGCCAGAGGGCATCTTGAAAAGTTCAGAAAATTTACCAATGCCCACTTTGAGTCCATGGCCTGGGATGGTCTGGGTTTACAAACCCGCTGGAAGACCCGCAAAATTTCGGGATTTGTGCGTGATTACGCCATTGCAGATTTTGACAACGACGGAAAACTGGAGCTGGTGGCTGCGGTTATCCTCAGTGAAGGCTCAATTGTGCTGATCGGCGAACCCAAAAGCACGATCATCGCCTATGAGCTGCCGTCCTGA